A region of Deltaproteobacteria bacterium DNA encodes the following proteins:
- a CDS encoding sensor domain-containing diguanylate cyclase gives MKSKDDNDKQVKSKVGIVGCGRGCTAILDLLYENPAIQVEWIADNNPYATGMKKAKALKIPVVEDFHAAIGDHLDLVINVTGSQEVGNQLKKVIGPDTELMGGASALFVWQMALERQLRLADRDRVLREHETLYHLGLLIENIDSLYDAGLALIDYTLKMLRMPAASLAIYDEKENKMRLLACKGFSRAFQNADSWEIREEGITNRIFQQNSTLYVKNLEKFNSPSPLLLNEGVKTVIAAPLAVEGKVFGIFYVNDFKVREISPEDMSIFSLLSVYASLTIDRVRALEAIRQSSIVDGLTGLYNHRHLMSVLEMEIKRAYRYKSSFTVFMLDIDYFKKYNDAFGHLEGNKVLKDLAAIFNNVARDTDTVGRFGGEEFCIITPELDKKNARLFGERLLKAVRDYEFPNKKVTISGGCATFPEDGKIIPHILKLADERLYLAKNAGRDRIYCNSED, from the coding sequence ATGAAGTCTAAAGACGATAATGATAAACAAGTGAAATCGAAGGTGGGCATTGTCGGCTGCGGCCGGGGCTGCACGGCCATTCTCGACTTGCTTTATGAGAATCCGGCTATACAGGTTGAGTGGATTGCCGATAATAATCCCTATGCTACGGGTATGAAGAAAGCAAAGGCCCTTAAGATACCTGTTGTGGAAGATTTTCATGCCGCCATAGGGGATCATCTCGACCTGGTCATCAATGTAACGGGTTCACAGGAAGTCGGTAATCAATTAAAGAAGGTGATAGGTCCTGACACGGAGCTAATGGGAGGCGCTTCGGCTCTCTTTGTATGGCAGATGGCCCTTGAAAGACAACTGCGCCTTGCAGACCGGGACAGGGTGCTAAGAGAACATGAAACCCTTTATCATCTGGGCCTGCTTATAGAAAATATCGACAGTCTCTATGATGCGGGGCTTGCTCTTATTGATTATACTTTAAAAATGCTGCGCATGCCTGCGGCATCGCTTGCCATTTACGATGAAAAAGAGAATAAAATGAGACTTCTTGCCTGTAAAGGTTTCAGCCGGGCATTTCAGAATGCCGATTCCTGGGAAATACGGGAAGAAGGAATAACAAACAGGATATTCCAGCAAAATTCTACTTTATATGTAAAAAACCTGGAAAAATTTAACAGTCCCAGTCCTCTCCTCCTGAATGAAGGGGTAAAAACCGTCATTGCGGCGCCTCTTGCCGTTGAAGGTAAAGTATTCGGCATATTCTATGTGAATGATTTCAAGGTTCGGGAAATTTCACCGGAAGATATGTCCATATTTTCTCTTTTGTCTGTTTACGCCTCCTTGACCATTGACCGGGTAAGGGCCCTGGAAGCAATACGGCAATCAAGTATCGTAGACGGATTGACAGGCTTATATAATCATAGACATTTAATGAGTGTCCTTGAAATGGAGATAAAAAGGGCCTATCGCTATAAATCGAGCTTTACCGTATTTATGCTGGATATCGATTATTTCAAGAAGTACAATGATGCTTTCGGACACCTTGAAGGCAACAAGGTACTCAAGGATTTGGCAGCTATTTTTAATAACGTTGCCAGAGATACGGATACTGTAGGTCGCTTCGGAGGTGAAGAATTTTGTATTATTACACCCGAGCTTGACAAGAAGAATGCCAGGTTATTTGGCGAGCGACTTTTAAAAGCCGTCAGGGACTATGAATTCCCCAACAAGAAAGTAACAATCAGTGGTGGTTGCGCCACTTTTCCTGAAGACGGGAAAATCATTCCCCATATTTTAAAGTTAGCCGACGAGCGCCTTTATTTGGCAAAAAATGCCGGAAGAGACAGAATTTACTGTAATAGCGAGGATTAA
- a CDS encoding pirin family protein, whose amino-acid sequence MITVRKSEARGLTDIGWLRSYHSFSFDTYYDPLFMHFRKLRVINEDTVMPGLGFSAHPHSDMEIISYVIKGELQHRDSMGNGSIIRPGEIQIMTAGTGLTHSEFNPDNREAVHFLQIWILPEEKGLPPGYEQKNYLSMLKENDLTLIASREGRDESVVIHQDVDLYTSRLSEKKSIHIAIREGRFLWIQLIKGELAVAGEKLFAGDACSLRDRKKVKVRAMKDCEFLLFDLP is encoded by the coding sequence ATGATTACCGTCAGAAAATCAGAAGCCAGGGGGCTTACGGATATCGGCTGGTTAAGAAGCTACCACAGCTTTTCCTTTGACACTTATTATGATCCTCTTTTCATGCATTTCAGGAAACTCAGGGTTATCAATGAAGATACCGTTATGCCGGGACTCGGTTTTTCCGCTCATCCCCATAGCGATATGGAAATCATCTCCTACGTGATAAAAGGAGAGTTGCAGCATAGAGACAGTATGGGTAACGGCTCCATAATACGGCCCGGTGAAATACAGATAATGACGGCAGGGACGGGACTGACCCATAGTGAATTCAACCCTGATAACAGGGAGGCCGTTCATTTTCTCCAAATCTGGATATTGCCGGAAGAAAAAGGATTGCCGCCGGGCTATGAGCAGAAAAATTATCTGTCCATGCTGAAAGAGAATGACCTTACCCTCATCGCCTCCCGTGAGGGTCGTGATGAATCGGTTGTAATCCATCAGGACGTAGATCTTTATACAAGTCGCTTAAGTGAGAAAAAAAGTATTCATATAGCCATCAGGGAAGGGCGCTTTCTATGGATTCAGCTTATTAAAGGCGAGCTGGCAGTGGCCGGAGAAAAGCTTTTTGCAGGGGATGCCTGCTCCCTGAGAGACCGGAAAAAGGTGAAAGTCAGGGCAATGAAAGATTGTGAGTTCCTTCTTTTTGATCTTCCCTAG
- a CDS encoding DEAD/DEAH box helicase gives MEFKDFNFNEKVAAGILSAGYVTATPIQAKAIPPVLKGKDVMGLAQTGTGKTAAFALPILDRLMKGERDKVRALVIAPTRELAEQIHQSIQVLGKETGLKSITLYGGVNIKPQIQKLKKGVHIVVACPGRLLDHMGQGSIDLSRLEVLVLDEADQMFDMGFFPDIRRIMKKIPKERQTLLFSATMPKEIRGLANEALIHPETIEVDNSSAAVTVSHALYPVAQHLKTPLLLELLRHTDTESVLVFTRTKHRAKRLGEKLTGAGYRATSLQGNLSQNRRQAALDGFRDGSFQILVATDIAARGIDVSQVSHVINYDMPDTPEAYIHRIGRTGRAARSGDAFTLISGEDKAMAGNIENVLGSPLERRTIEGFDYSAKAPKRNNEFARSPRHQPKRRRPKGGNRPPAAGSGKSSFSAPRRSG, from the coding sequence ATGGAATTTAAGGATTTTAATTTTAATGAAAAAGTAGCGGCAGGCATCCTGTCTGCCGGTTATGTTACAGCAACACCTATCCAGGCAAAAGCAATCCCCCCTGTTTTGAAGGGGAAAGATGTAATGGGTCTTGCCCAGACAGGGACGGGAAAGACGGCAGCATTTGCCTTGCCTATACTGGACAGACTTATGAAAGGGGAAAGGGATAAGGTTCGCGCCCTTGTTATTGCGCCGACAAGAGAGCTTGCAGAGCAGATCCACCAGTCTATTCAGGTCCTCGGGAAAGAGACAGGCCTTAAAAGTATTACCCTTTATGGCGGTGTAAATATAAAACCGCAGATTCAGAAACTGAAAAAGGGAGTGCACATTGTCGTTGCCTGCCCCGGCAGACTGCTCGATCACATGGGCCAGGGGAGTATCGACCTTTCCCGGCTGGAGGTTCTTGTTCTCGACGAGGCCGATCAAATGTTCGATATGGGCTTTTTTCCCGACATCAGGCGTATTATGAAAAAGATACCGAAAGAGAGACAGACGCTCCTCTTTTCAGCTACCATGCCGAAAGAGATCAGGGGCCTTGCAAATGAAGCGCTCATTCACCCTGAAACGATAGAAGTGGACAACAGTTCGGCGGCAGTGACTGTAAGCCACGCCCTCTATCCCGTTGCTCAGCACCTGAAAACACCTTTACTTCTCGAACTGCTGCGCCATACCGATACAGAGTCTGTTCTTGTCTTTACCCGAACCAAACACCGTGCAAAAAGGCTGGGAGAGAAGCTCACAGGTGCAGGTTACCGTGCAACGTCGTTGCAGGGTAACCTTTCCCAGAACAGGCGTCAGGCCGCGCTTGACGGGTTCAGGGATGGCAGTTTCCAGATTCTCGTAGCGACAGACATTGCTGCCCGTGGAATAGATGTTTCACAGGTTTCACACGTTATCAACTATGATATGCCTGATACGCCAGAAGCCTACATTCACCGAATCGGCAGAACAGGCAGGGCTGCAAGGAGTGGAGACGCTTTTACGCTAATCAGCGGTGAAGACAAGGCAATGGCAGGCAATATTGAAAACGTGCTCGGCTCCCCCCTTGAGAGAAGAACCATTGAAGGTTTTGACTATAGCGCCAAAGCGCCGAAGAGAAATAATGAATTCGCCCGGTCGCCGCGACATCAGCCAAAGAGAAGAAGGCCGAAAGGTGGAAACAGGCCCCCTGCGGCAGGCAGCGGGAAGTCTTCTTTCAGCGCTCCGCGCCGGTCCGGCTGA